The genomic DNA ttgggtatgcatcaaatttagacaacgCATTGACTTTttttataatccacacagaaccaaacTGCGCAGTCGCTCTTGGGAACcaaaaccaccgggctggccccagtcactgtgggattcttctattaccccataTCCAGCATAActtttaattcttcccgaaccacttttcttgtgctcgggtaatctGTAGGGAcgactacataccactaccccttGGGTCATCTCAATTTGGTGCTCAATGAGATTCGTATGAccgggaagaggtgagaacacgtcagagaattctcctggcaatggtgagaggtggtctccacaagtgaccggggtgactcgatTGGTGACTTAAGTTTACCTCCGGTCCGTGCTcatccctctccagaaccaccatcACCAGAGTcacggggactgcctctctccacggttttaggaggtttaggtggtaaatctgacatgctctgcctctatccatttgtttcacctcataatcaatTTCCTCAActtgccatgtgacctcaaagggtccttgccacttggcgagtaatttagagctagaTGTGGGGAGCCGGTGTAAATTGCTGTAATCGAGTTCCCCTATTATACAGCTgcctttgacgttcttgagcctggagcaaattctcctgtgttaattgccccattgtgtggagttttactctcaggtcatgaatgtattgaatttcgtttttgctgtttgaaggtccagcctcccaattttcccgtagGACGTTGAGCATGCTGCGTGGTCGATgcccgtacaataattcaaatggtgagaaccccatggaggcttgtgggacctctcgaactgcaaataatagaGGCTTGAGCAACTTGTCCCAATTTTGAGCGTCTTCttgcacaaacttatgaatcatattctttagggtcttATTAAATCCTTCTACCAACCTGtccgtttgtgggtggtaaacgctggtgcaaatcgatttatttcccaataattcatacagtttgcgtagtgtacgtgacataaacatagtgccctggtcagtgagcatttcttttggaatccccactcgggagattattctgaagagtgcctccgcaatacGTCGTGCTGAAATGTTACGCAGAGGCagtgcttccggatatcgtgttcgcacgccacctgcgaacatccccgtgaatgcccgggcaatagaaacaggccataagacggttcagtgtcttttcctgccttaagtgacccaccattgaattataatgagctgtctggaataataTTTCCCGACAGCTCTTCAGTAccaacaattgggttgtatcctcctttgtcctCCTCccttgagtgtcctgcatcactcgatacaaccgatccttgataattgaaaaataaagatatgcgagtgcaatgtctggtcAGAGGCATTGACCATCGATCACTTTCatttggtcaaaggcgtgcctaagggccTCGTTTCGTATCTGCTCCAGAGGgtaatcccctgcagggaatccccTAAGGGCttgggaagccgagacttccccctcccttacatattgctgacgtagacggccctggcaccgcctccccagccagcgaatcacacACTGATACGCTTTGTTGCAGGACACATCCACACATATCCCACTCAATAACGttgtaaatgccggccaattcgtacccaagattagtggatgggagaggtggggactaaccgcagcctcaacactatgcttttgtcccgaAATTGAACAATGACcatcactacagggtaattttgaatatccccgtgcacataccttaccttcacccaccgGTTCGCATCCAAGGtttgaggtttgattacaacctgaatccaccaaggcttggtatgtaccccttAATACTCAaaggtatccggtacgctcctgctcgatcgggggcggcctgtggcgCGTCGGGATttggaccaatgtctccacctccatcgctGGGCATCGCTCCTAGAAATGCACAGGTTCcctgcagctccaacagaccggcccagacttcacacCCGCGGCAGTGGATTCACCCACCTGTaggggagagcggagagggttAGGGAAAACCGGCGGGTTGACAaggggaaggagagagagagagagatggcttGCCAGCCTCCGAATACACTgtcatatggtcctcagccagctggaccgcctcatccagcgacgccgggtggtggcactggacccactccgctgttccTTTCGGTAGCCaggcgatgaactgctccagtgccACCAGATCGAGCACTCCCTTGGTGTCGCATTCTTCAGCCAACAGCCACCTTCGGCAGGTATCACAGAGCTGTTGGGCAAATGTGAATGGGTGGCCGCGCTCGCAAAGCATCCGTGAACAGAATTGCTGCCGATGTTTTTCTGGGCTGGggccgacccattgcaggatggcctTCTTCAAGTCCTTTTACACCAGGAGGTTGGCCGCAGGAAGTTGTTGggccacgagttgggcttccccggacaacagcggcagTAGGCGGGCTGCCCACTGGGACCTCTGCCACTTCCATGCGTCAGCCGTCAGCTCGAAGAGCTTGACAAAAGACTCCAGGTCGTCTTGTGGCCCCATCTTGGAAAGCGTAACATGCGGCACAGCCATAGGTGGGTCCAGGGTCGCAGctgaagacccctcctggtgtaATAAGCTCCGTAGTACCTGCTGGTCCTCCACTTGAGCCTGGAAGATCGCCTGGAACTGCTGCTCCTGTTCCAgacgcagctcaagcagagactaAAGTTGTGCTTGGTgaatgctggcgagggtcttgaatacTTCGGCtagcagcgaggactccatgacggcaTTTTCTTTCTCCtaatcccaggtttcggcaccactgtgacagatCTCTTGCTActttgtgaaggaggaagcgggagctgggAAACCAATCCACGTAAGCTTTTTATTGCACATGCTTTTTAGTCTAATACACACTGTTTGCAtttcagcaacacacacacacaagactctgCTGCCTGTGACTCTCTCTCCTCTGGCAGTCTGGactccctttttatccctctccagatctcactgtaacacagatcaGCTGTTAGAgagaatttcccacaggtgtcaatccttactgttcctcttctcccggcctcgctctcaaCAGACGTTGCTCGACCAGGCCCACATCACCAGAGGGCGTTTTgcagtggcagggactggtcagggttgaaggaaagctgaacgcagcaaaatacagagatatccttaatgaataCTGGTCATGAGCGCTcaagacctcagactgggccgaaggatcaccttccaacaggacaatgaccctaagcacacagctaaAACTAAACAACAGTGGCAAActctgaatgtccttgagtggcccagccagagcccggacttgaacccaatcgaacagctctgaagagacctgaaaatggctgttcaccgacggttcccatccaacctgacagagcttgagaggatctgcagagacgaatggcagaaaatccccaaatccaggtgtgcaaagcttgtcacattatacccaaaaagacttgaggctgtaatcactgccaaaggtgcttcaactaagtactgagttaagggtctgaatactaatgtcaatgtgatatttcagttttttcttttaaataaatttgcaacgttatcaaaaaaataagttttctttgtcattatgaggtatggagtgtagactgatgtgaaatttttgttttaaagcattttagcataaggctgcaacataacaaaatgaacaaaaaaacgaaggggtctgaatacgttctgaatgcactgtaaatgcacagttgatcagtggcgaattctcagggccagcaaagccttctctactggcctaacatgccaaataaatatttttcatcctttcattctcaatcacctttttgcctatgtatgtttaatcgctttccactcttaattaatctacaaacaaacagagaaaaacgaaaagtttatccagtcagaatttattccttgatgcttacaagcaaagtgtgacaactgtttcacactTTGCCCGAATCGAAAAGCAGCGCGtgtgtctgagctccaccccgtcaggccttcagaatttccacagaatccctcgaCAGTGTAAgcgaataggcatctaaagtcagattgtcagattcatcagccaattagattgatttatttgttcttggtgggtgtgatctttaggatatgtcccggtcaaggccttctagttggccttgagtgacggaatcacgctttaagtgatgtacgtaattcaagagcgaagagcgtgagatcttgctgacgagtcattGAGAGAGATCTTTATGGATTTCTTTCAAACGCGAGacgttctgcatgaccgtgtgactgcttaatttattaaacaggaaaggaggactgattttcacttcaagcaaattggtaagtgctttttaagttgttatagcaacatcaggagtcttctaagtgtaaattaggctgcttgagcattcggTGTCAGATCAAgctttgaaaagtagtgctgtgttccattcaactcagaaagtcggattttccaacttcttactcaaacatgtcgacactcagggagatgtacaaagtaagtgataaacattcactttattaagtaatatcgataaatgagttcgtttccacattacatgatattaaagcttgtttaacaaacgcctgcagaaacaggtgtttaaaacattataatctcttttgataatcgtacacctgaagcacaaatgctagcgctgcagaattgtttatcagttgggttgctagaagacatctctaatgagagtcaacacctgctaagctaacgggagcattgcagttccgaatatcagggaataGAATGCATTTAtagtcggagatatcaagtaggaatatccctcatacagcttgaatggaacgcagcataaccgtgtatcctgacaaaatgaaatttattgcacgcaacatttaaatcacaaatattattagatagatttttccaggtattatagacctcctttatagattcatatgaaaaattatgatttttgaatgtctgttcgggagacattcatttcacaaaacagtcatgctgcagttaaaattaggtttgcttgagcattaagtgtcatttcaagttctggcttttgtgcgtggacgtgtttttaaaatgtcaattggtattattagttagctgcgacataatgtatgatgcccaaaggcacagGGTGTCttgttcattgtgaaactgtgtttctcTTAATGGCATAATTCACACTGAAGGCCTGGATTTATAacgcacggcccgccactgcagTTGATAAAGGTGTCAGttaaggatgtaatttaattagtgTATTCGCTTCTCTCTGCACGTTTATAGTGGAAAAGGCACATATTGTATTCTCACTGTCTCCTCTCTCTTATTCAAAGGAGCCCAAAACCGACAAAGATGAAGAGTACTGTCGCAAAGTGAACGAGTACCTGAACAACCCACCCATTCCAGGAGCTCTGGGCAGTGGAGGAGGTGGCAGCCATGAACTCTCTGCACTTGGTGGTGAGTTATTGCAGGAGATGAAGCACCGATTATTATTGATTGTTATTATATAATTTACTGGAGAGTACAGACACATTTACCGCTACTTTGTTCTACTACTCTGTTTGTACAAGGAGAAGGTGGCCTGCAAAGCCTCTTGGGTAATATGAGCCACAATCAACTCATGCAGCTGATTGGACCAACAGGACTGGGTGGGCTTGgtgagtgatttatttatttatttatttattttattttatttttttttttaaatccacaaCTCATGATTGGAAAAGCTAAATGGCAGtgcaatgaaaaatgaaaaaaactatactaaattataaatatttgatgTTGCATACTGTAGCCCTAAATTATAGTGTAGGATTCAGGCCAAGGATTAAGGATCAAGTTTGATCAGTCAGCACATATAAATACTGTACTTCATGTTATCTTATATGTTTTAGGGGGTCTTGGTGCTCTCGCTGGTCCTGGTCTGGCCAGTCTGTTGGGCAGTGGAGGTCCCGCTACCAGCAGCTCAACCTCAAGGTATATTTTGCTATGTAAATTAATTTTCCTGTTATGTCATTACGATGGCTTCATGTTGTGTATACATACAAAATTTGAATTATAATTCTCAACTTCGTATCTATTTAGTTTAATTTGCTCCTCCCTCTCTCCCATTCCACAGCTCCCGCAGCCAATCAGCAGCAGCCACTCCATCCTCTGGATCTGCCGCTCGAATCAGCTCCACCCAGGCACCCACCACACCGGTAACCCCTGCTGCCACCTCCACCAGCTCACCCACTGTGACCCCCACCACGCCTGCAGCCCAGACTCCCTCCATTCCTGCAGGGGCCCCCTCCAGCACACAGCCCATTCAGCTGAGTGACCTCCAAAGCATTCTTGCCACCATGAATGTGCCTGCCATGGCCGCAGAGGGACCAGGAGGTGAGAGATGCACAGTTGATGGAGACAGGTTGTGAATTGCatctaaattagattttttttttgtatggatAACTGATTCAAATCAGTTTGAATAGCTAAAAGCCACATTAAGTCCATTTTATatgcattcatatgtggtttaaaATCCGATTAAAGTCAGTGCTTTAGAAATCTGTTTCTGTCTAAACTGTCACAACcaaattcaagtaattttttttcattatgtctTGCGCTCCCTTTGTAGTGGACTTGGCAACTGTGTTGACCCCTGATGTCATGGCTCCTATTCTGGCTAACCCTGATGTGCAGCAGAGACTGTTGCCGTACCTGCCCTCAGGAGAATCACTGCCACAGAGCGCTGATGAGATCCAGAACACACTCACATCTCCACAGTTCCAACAGGTCActgtttcacacacacgtttacttGGCTATCTTAACATCAGAGACCTCTAGTGTTtttatttacagtggcaagaaattgGAAATTACCTTTGGAAGTTACAACATTGAACAAACATAATCTGTTTTAACCAATAACACACAGATTGTTgtgttgttcttgtacatattgaatacatcattcaagcATTCACAGTGTTGATTGGAAAAAGTATATGACGTCAACAAAagataattagagtcaggagttggcaaacctgacatccaataaatgaaatgagattggtggtgtgggttagagctactttgacttctaaaaagcactcaaacctTGAGTTTGCATTTCACAAGAAGAATCTGCTGACGTCGACCATGCTTCgcaaaagagatttcagaagacctatgatcaagaattgttgctttgcataaagctggaaagactTACAAAGTTATCTTCAAGTGCTTAGATaatcatctgtccacagttagacacattttctataaatggagacggtttagtactatggctactctccctagaagtggctgtccagtcaAGATAACTCAatgggcacaccgcagaatgctcaatgaggttaaaagaaccctagagtgatgGCTAAAGACTTGAAGTAATCATTGAAACTGGTtagcatctctgttcatgagtctactatacggaaaacattaaacgggTATGGTGTACGTGGCAGGACACCATGCAggaggctttaaaaaaaaacattgctgtgtgcctgaagtttgccaaagaccaccatgACACTCCACAGCGCTACTgcgaaaatgttttgtggactgatgaaactaaggttgaaatgTTTGGGAAGAAGACGCAGCACTACGTAAGGTGTAAAAAGGGctccgcataccaacatgaacacatcatcccaatggtgaagtacggtggagggagcatcatgatttgggtctgctttgctgcttcggggcctggatcgtttgccatcatcgagggaaaaatgaattctcaagtttatcaagatatcctacaggataatgtcagggtggctgtgtgccagctgaagctcagtagaagtttgctgatgcagcaggacaatgaccctaaacactgaggtaaatccactacagaatgacttcaaaaaaagcaaatccaccttttggagtggcccagtcagagcccagatcttaacccaatagagatgctgtggaatgacctcaagagatcCTTTCACactagacatcctaagaatattgAAGTAGTTCTGTAAGGATGAATGGTCCAAAATCTGCAGCTACTGGAACCACTTTTtaggttattgctgccaatggaggattgaccagttattaaatccaagggttcacttactttttccacagctaTGTGAATATGTAATgggatgtgtttaataaagacatgaaagattataattgtttgtgtgttattagctAGAGcacatttgtgtttgtctatacttgaccataagatgagatcacattttctgaCCATAATGCAGAAAactagctaattccaaagggttcacatattttctCTTGCCACTGTAGTTATAAAGGTTATTTATATTTAGTACAGATTAACCCTACCCTTAAAATAAAACTTGCCTTTTCAGAAAAAAACACCATTCATTATTAATAGTTTTTTTCCAAACGAGGACAGTCTCAAAAACAGAATTTGTCATATTTAGGTAACTTCTGGGACAGATTTGTCCCAGAAGTATAGTTaagtgaatacacacacacagcatttaAATAACTGCAATTCCAAAATGAATTCTCCATAAACTCCTTTGCGAATATTTCCACACATTCTGGGACTTTTCCATGGAATCTTCTATCTTgtaaacatactgtttttatCTGTGTGTGCAGGCGATGAGTATGTTCAGCAGTGCACTGGCTTCTGGTCAGCTCGGTCCTCTAATGAACCAGTTTGGTCTGCCCTCTGAAGCAGTAGATGCGGCCAATAAAGGAGGTAAATTGTTTATAAACACTTCTTTAAGAAGAGCTCTTTTCTGTAGTCTGGACAGATTACCAGGTTTAATCTACTTGGATCTGTACAATTGTTCCGTGTTTAAAGTCAGGGTAAATCCTTCTGCTATGTCAGATGTTTATGTTGTCCTTTCGTCCTGTTATCTAGATGTGGAGGCATTTGCCAAGGCCATGGAGGGCAGCGATATAAAGACAGATGATAATTGTGATTCCAAAGACAAGAAAGATGATGATGAGGATATGAGCTTGGATTAGAAATGACTTTCCAACAGAACTAAGAaatctctctctttcagtctctATCTCACTGATATGAACTGTTAGTAACATTCTAGTCTGTTATGTATGCCTGTAATCAATTGATTCAATTCagtgttttgtatgtgtaaaGATACACTATTAAATAACTATGTAATTCCAGTTTGTGTACATGTCTGTGTGAAAGTGATACAATTTTAATCAAAGTAACATACAATACATCAAGGAAATGTTTATTATTGCCAATAAAAATATAGGTATAGTTTTGAGGGAACTGGACACAAtctcaaaagtgacaaaaataacttttttactaGAGTTTAACTCCAGTGATTTTAGATAATACAAAATGAATTCCTTAAAAGGTGTGGTTCTACAGTAAATGGTGAGATTCTTGGGAATATCCACAATAAATTGACCTCCAGTGTTTTCATACAGTTAAATAGTaccataaatacatttaatggtgATTGGTCAATTTCAATTGTCAATGTTCATGATTATATGTACTatttaaatttgaaataatattagTCCAGTTCTCTGTCGGCAGTCCCTTCTTCAGCATTCCTCTGGACACCCCTCTGCTTGCAGCTCTGAACATTAACATTTATTGTTGGCTTCTCTGCacttggtgctttttttttttaacaactacATACAAGGGTGtcgtgaaaaatataaatatcttttttaaaaatttttttttttttttattgcttaaaCGATATAAAGCAAACCCACCACCCGTTGATTTGATAGTGTCAGTACGTATTTGGTGGCAATGCAGTTTTGGACTATGAGGCAGGACAGCCCTGCGTCCCCACCGCTCCAGACACTAAGAAGGGTTTCGACAGTGTGACAGACCTGTGGTTCAGAATGCCTTTCCTCACACAACCACTGAAAGAGGGGAGTCCAGAAGGAAGACCTGGCACCTCCATGGCATCTGCACACAGAGAGACAAAATGTTTCAGCCACACATTCAAAAAGGATAGTTCAGTGAGCATATGTTCTTGTGTTCAAAGAACAGTTAGTGCAATGGAACAGAACAGAAAGCAGGGGTCTtgagatgttaaaatacttattcGTATCCcatcttaatgtgcagagacaactaggaACCATTTGGAGGTTGATTTCCCCGAACAGAGTACACACTGTGCCTCTGTTTTGCTCTTAAAACATTGATGTGTTTAAGGAACCCGTCAAACCTGCTTAACCAAtgacgtgagtttggggcagtactatctgtttgttcgtCTCTTCGTCCAAAGGCAGAAGAAGGGTGTATTCggaaatctattttatttttgcaattccatt from Myxocyprinus asiaticus isolate MX2 ecotype Aquarium Trade chromosome 29, UBuf_Myxa_2, whole genome shotgun sequence includes the following:
- the LOC127420236 gene encoding proteasomal ubiquitin receptor ADRM1 isoform X1; the protein is MSSGALFPSLVSGSRSSSSKYLVEFRAGKMTLKGSTVTPDKRKGSVYIQQTDDSLIHFCWKDRTSGNVEDDLIIFPDDCEFKKVNQCTTGRVFVLKFKAGSKRLFFWMQEPKTDKDEEYCRKVNEYLNNPPIPGALGSGGGGSHELSALGGEGGLQSLLGNMSHNQLMQLIGPTGLGGLGGLGALAGPGLASLLGSGGPATSSSTSSSRSQSAAATPSSGSAARISSTQAPTTPVTPAATSTSSPTVTPTTPAAQTPSIPAGAPSSTQPIQLSDLQSILATMNVPAMAAEGPGVDLATVLTPDVMAPILANPDVQQRLLPYLPSGESLPQSADEIQNTLTSPQFQQAMSMFSSALASGQLGPLMNQFGLPSEAVDAANKGDVEAFAKAMEGSDIKTDDNCDSKDKKDDDEDMSLD
- the LOC127420236 gene encoding proteasomal ubiquitin receptor ADRM1 isoform X2; this translates as MSSGALFPSLVSGSRSSSSKYLVEFRAGKMTLKGSTVTPDKRKGSVYIQQTDDSLIHFCWKDRTSGNVEDDLIIFPDDCEFKKVNQCTTGRVFVLKFKAGSKRLFFWMQEPKTDKDEEYCRKVNEYLNNPPIPGALGSGGGGSHELSALGEGGLQSLLGNMSHNQLMQLIGPTGLGGLGGLGALAGPGLASLLGSGGPATSSSTSSSRSQSAAATPSSGSAARISSTQAPTTPVTPAATSTSSPTVTPTTPAAQTPSIPAGAPSSTQPIQLSDLQSILATMNVPAMAAEGPGVDLATVLTPDVMAPILANPDVQQRLLPYLPSGESLPQSADEIQNTLTSPQFQQAMSMFSSALASGQLGPLMNQFGLPSEAVDAANKGDVEAFAKAMEGSDIKTDDNCDSKDKKDDDEDMSLD
- the LOC127420236 gene encoding proteasomal ubiquitin receptor ADRM1 isoform X3 — translated: MSSGALFPSLVSGSRSSSSKYLVEFRAGKMTLKGSTVTPDKRKGSVYIQQTDDSLIHFCWKDRTSGNVEDDLIIFPDDCEFKKVNQCTTGRVFVLKFKAGSKRLFFWMQEPKTDKDEEYCRKVNEYLNNPPIPGALGSGGGGSHELSALGGGLQSLLGNMSHNQLMQLIGPTGLGGLGGLGALAGPGLASLLGSGGPATSSSTSSSRSQSAAATPSSGSAARISSTQAPTTPVTPAATSTSSPTVTPTTPAAQTPSIPAGAPSSTQPIQLSDLQSILATMNVPAMAAEGPGVDLATVLTPDVMAPILANPDVQQRLLPYLPSGESLPQSADEIQNTLTSPQFQQAMSMFSSALASGQLGPLMNQFGLPSEAVDAANKGDVEAFAKAMEGSDIKTDDNCDSKDKKDDDEDMSLD